The Salvia splendens isolate huo1 unplaced genomic scaffold, SspV2 ctg141, whole genome shotgun sequence genome includes a window with the following:
- the LOC121789105 gene encoding ubiquitin carboxyl-terminal hydrolase 26-like: protein MGKQRPTTRSKNKRSRVDDNAATTSEIFRKILANVEVTEDDINQLYMIWKPVCHGCRVNSKDNPNCFCGLIPPPNGSRKSGLWQKTSEIIYSLGPNPSIDLRASPGTPAGLTNLGATCYANSILQCLYMNKSFRQGVLSLDPEVLEGEPVLNNLARLFAQLHSSKMAFVDSAPFIEHWN from the exons ATGGGGAAACAACGACCAACGACTAGGAGTAAAAATAAGAGGAGTAGAGTAGACGACAATGCGGCCACCACCTCCGAAATCTTCAG GAAGATACTTGCAAATGTGGAAGTCACAGAAGATGACATTAACCAGCTATACATGATATGGAAGCCAGTGTGTCATGGATGCCGAGTTAACTCCAAGGACAACCCTAATTGCTTCTGTGGCCTGATCCCACCGCCTAATGGAAGTCGAAAATCTGGATTGTGGCAGAAAACATCAGAAATTATCTATTCCCTTGGCCCCAACCCATCCATTGACCTTCGTGCATCCCCTGGAACGCCAGCAGGACTCACAAATCTTGGTGCTACGTGCTATGCCAACAGCATCCTGCAATGCCTGTACATGAATAAATCATTTAGACAAGGTGTTTTATCTCTTGATCCTGAAGTTTTAGAAGGGGAGCCTGTCCTCAATAACCTTGCAAGGCTTTTTGCCCAGCTACATTCAAGTAAGATGGCCTTCGTGGATTCAGCACCATTTATCGAACACTGGAACTAG